A DNA window from Flavisolibacter ginsenosidimutans contains the following coding sequences:
- a CDS encoding glycosyltransferase family protein, whose amino-acid sequence MKKVLIISPHFPPVNAPDMQRVRMSLPYYKDLGWEPVVLCVDDKFVSGYKDALLNETIPSDVEVHKIKAWPESFTRRLGIGSLSLRSYYHFKKAGSKLLSQREFDLVFFSTTLFHVCALGRYWQKKFGVPFVVDMQDPWRNDFFLTKPKSQRPPKFWLTYLLNKKLEAYTMPYAAGLMSVSQAYIDNLKSRYHALDSRPSLLLPFGLSDKDFQLVQQKNITPEIINGKKISVVYMGAINKFFLPLIKAFFIAFKKAVPNTEAYHFYFIGTNYSMSVNKKPVEKIGKELKIEHLITEVPQRIPYFSALSTIMHADILFIPGSSDADYNASKVYNNIFSGKPIFSIFNEKSLVKEAINETAAGVVVGISETDTQETLVQKIEEAMPHFMQLHQKKVELKPGPLKKYLATSMAEQQTRFFARVLSCYVAPFLVLMDGCTV is encoded by the coding sequence GTGAAAAAGGTTCTGATTATCTCACCCCATTTCCCGCCTGTAAACGCACCCGACATGCAGCGTGTGCGCATGAGTTTACCTTATTACAAAGACTTGGGATGGGAGCCTGTAGTGCTTTGCGTGGACGATAAATTTGTTTCGGGTTACAAGGATGCTTTGCTGAACGAAACCATTCCTTCCGACGTTGAAGTGCACAAGATAAAAGCCTGGCCCGAAAGCTTCACGCGGCGTCTCGGCATTGGTAGTTTGTCTTTGCGCTCTTACTATCATTTTAAAAAAGCGGGCAGTAAGCTTTTAAGCCAACGCGAATTTGACCTCGTGTTTTTCTCCACCACGCTTTTTCACGTTTGCGCATTGGGACGCTATTGGCAAAAAAAATTCGGGGTGCCGTTTGTGGTGGACATGCAGGATCCCTGGCGGAACGATTTCTTTCTTACCAAACCCAAATCGCAACGGCCGCCCAAGTTTTGGTTAACTTATTTGTTAAACAAAAAACTGGAAGCCTACACCATGCCTTACGCCGCGGGGCTGATGTCGGTTTCGCAAGCTTATATTGATAACCTGAAAAGCCGTTATCACGCCCTTGACAGCCGGCCTTCGCTCCTGCTTCCTTTTGGTCTTTCGGACAAAGACTTTCAGTTAGTGCAGCAAAAAAATATTACACCCGAAATCATCAACGGCAAAAAAATAAGCGTGGTGTACATGGGCGCCATCAACAAATTTTTTCTGCCGTTGATAAAGGCTTTCTTCATCGCGTTCAAGAAAGCAGTACCCAATACAGAGGCCTATCATTTTTATTTCATCGGCACCAATTATTCGATGTCGGTCAATAAGAAGCCGGTGGAAAAAATCGGGAAGGAATTAAAGATCGAACACCTCATTACCGAAGTGCCGCAGCGCATTCCTTACTTCTCGGCGCTTTCCACCATCATGCACGCCGACATTCTTTTTATCCCGGGATCTTCGGACGCGGACTACAATGCTTCGAAGGTTTACAACAACATCTTTTCGGGCAAACCAATCTTTTCCATCTTCAACGAAAAAAGCCTTGTAAAAGAAGCCATCAACGAAACGGCCGCGGGTGTGGTGGTGGGCATCTCGGAAACCGATACGCAGGAAACACTGGTGCAAAAAATTGAGGAGGCTATGCCGCATTTTATGCAACTGCACCAAAAGAAAGTAGAGTTAAAACCGGGTCCTTTAAAAAAATATCTGGCAACTTCCATGGCTGAACAACAAACGCGTTTTTTCGCGAGGGTACTGAGTTGCTACGTAGCGCCGTTTTTGGTATTGATGGACGGTTGTACGGTGTAA
- a CDS encoding polysaccharide deacetylase family protein: protein MLHCVSDSAGGSLANWYISRKAFLQLLDTLEEAQYQTTHFAELTEQKKSGGFSRKVILTFDDCAKHLLDFAVPELVKRKLKAAFFMPTAYIGGYNAWDVEKGAERMELMNEEDLKELVRLGMEVGSHSHHHVQLKNLSGTEKLRQEVRLSKELLQDITGRPVYSFAYPFGSVPDDYRTVLSSAGYHYGLSIYQPFETKLALRRFGVYEKDTPATLRKKLSGRYRWMRTLYDAVKKN from the coding sequence ATGCTTCACTGCGTTTCCGATTCAGCGGGAGGCTCACTGGCTAATTGGTACATTAGCCGGAAGGCGTTTTTGCAATTGCTGGATACCTTAGAAGAGGCACAGTACCAAACCACGCATTTTGCCGAATTAACAGAGCAAAAAAAGAGCGGCGGTTTTTCCCGCAAGGTCATTCTTACCTTCGACGATTGTGCGAAACACCTTCTGGACTTTGCCGTACCCGAACTCGTCAAGCGAAAGCTGAAAGCGGCTTTTTTTATGCCCACGGCTTACATTGGCGGTTACAATGCCTGGGATGTGGAAAAAGGCGCCGAAAGAATGGAACTGATGAACGAGGAGGACTTAAAAGAGCTGGTGCGCCTGGGCATGGAAGTGGGATCGCATTCGCATCACCACGTTCAACTGAAAAATTTATCGGGCACGGAAAAATTAAGACAGGAAGTAAGACTGAGCAAAGAACTTTTGCAAGACATTACCGGCCGGCCCGTTTACTCTTTTGCTTATCCTTTTGGCTCGGTGCCAGATGACTACCGAACCGTTTTATCATCGGCCGGTTACCACTACGGGTTAAGCATTTACCAACCCTTTGAAACAAAACTGGCCTTGCGCCGGTTTGGCGTTTATGAAAAAGATACACCGGCTACGTTGCGCAAAAAGCTTTCCGGCCGCTACCGCTGGATGCGAACGCTGTACGACGCAGTTAAAAAAAACTGA